In a single window of the Gossypium hirsutum isolate 1008001.06 chromosome A13, Gossypium_hirsutum_v2.1, whole genome shotgun sequence genome:
- the LOC107912923 gene encoding glutelin type-B 5, translated as MELDLSPKLAKKVYGDDGGSYYSWCPNELPMLREGNIGAAKLALEKNGFALPRYSDSSMVAYVLQGAGVAGIILPESEEKVIAIKKGDAIALPFGVITWWYNKEDTELVVLFMGDTSKGHKPGQFTDFFLTGSNGIFTGFTTDFVERAWDVDDDIAKALIGNQKGKGIVKLDANVKMPEPKPDHRKGMALNCEEAPLDTDIKNAGNVVLLNTQNLPLVGQVGLGADLVRLEGNAMCSPGFSCDSALQVTYIVKGSGRLQVVGVDGKWVLETIVKAGNLLIVPRFFVVSKIADPGGLSWFSIITTPNPMFTHLAGSIGAWKAISPEVLQAAFKVPAETEKLFRSKRTNDAIFFPPPN; from the exons ATGGAGCTTGATCTTTCTCCAAAGTTGGCTAAGAAAGTGTACGGTGACGATGGTGGAAGCTACTACTCTTGGTGCCCCAATGAACTCCCTATGCTGCGTGAAGGCAACATTGGTGCAGCGAAGCTGGCCCTTGAAAAGAATGGCTTTGCCCTCCCTCGTTACTCTGATTCTTCCATGGTCGCTTATGTCCTTCAag GAGCTGGTGTTGCTGGGATTATTCTCCCTGAATCTGAGGAGAAAGTGATTGCAATCAAGAAGGGTGATGCAATTGCTCTTCCATTTGGTGTTATCACCTGGTGGTACAACAAGGAGGACACTGAGTTGGTGGTCCTTTTCATGGGAGATACCTCAAAAGGCCATAAACCTGGTCAGTTCACTGATTTCTTCTTGACTGGCTCCAACGGCATCTTCACTGGCTTCACAACTGATTTTGTGGAAAGGGCATGGGATGTGGATGATGACATTGCCAAAGCCTTAATTGGAAACCAAAAAGGCAAAGGCATTGTCAAGCTTGATGCCAATGTTAAGATGCCTGAACCGAAGCCGGATCACCGCAAAGGAATGGCCTTGAACTGCGAGGAAGCTCCGTTAGATACCGATATCAAAAACGCTGGCAATGTCGTGCTCTTGAACACCCAAAACCTCCCTTTGGTGGGTCAGGTTGGTCTCGGGGCCGATCTCGTTAGGTTGGAAGGTAATGCAATGTGCTCCCCTGGCTTTTCTTGTGATTCAGCCTTGCAGGTAACGTACATTGTTAAGGGCAGCGGTCGTCTCCAAGTGGTGGGTGTGGACGGAAAATGGGTCCTGGAAACCATTGTGAAAGCAGGTAATCTGTTGATTGTGCCAAGGTTCTTTGTTGTTTCAAAGATTGCTGATCCAGGTGGTTTGTCATGGTTCTCAATCATCACCACCCCAAA CCCTATGTTCACCCACTTGGCTGGAAGCATTGGGGCATGGAAGGCTATATCACCAGAAGTTCTTCAAGCAGCATTCAAGGTTCCTGCTGAGACAGAGAAACTTTTCCGCTCCAAGAGGACCAATGATGCCATCTTTTTCCCACCACCTAATTGA
- the LOC107912921 gene encoding 60S ribosomal protein L18a-like protein isoform X2: protein MSGDEKNPAVVVDHQHHQYGTFQGVSNYPPPPPPQHHGPAIGFPQPVPPPGLHEPSAPPPQYYPQGYQTVPGYAVAEGRPVRERRLPCCGIGFGWFLGDSLSIRGVYFFEGLSLVSSLGPSPGTLDCLFYFVQG, encoded by the exons ATGAGTGGTGACGAGAAAAACCCGGCTGTAGTTGTAGATCACCAGCATCATCAATATGGGACTTTCCAAGGAGTATCCAACTACCCTCCTCCACCTCCTCCTCAGCACCATGGCCCGGCTATTGGGTTTCCTCAGCCTGTTCCGCCGCCTGGCCTCCATGAGCCCTCTGCTCCTCCTCCTCAGTATTACCCCCAAGGTTATCAAACCGTTCCAG GTTATGCTGTTGCTGAAGGAAGACCTGTAAGAGAGCGTCGTCTACCATGCTGTGGCATTGGTTTTGGATGGTTCTT AGGA GATTCTCTATCTATAAGAGGAGTATACTTCTTTGAAGGTTTATCATTGGTTTCTTCCTTGGGGCCATCCCCTGGTACATTGGATTGTTTGTTCTACTTTGTGCAAGGATAG
- the LOC107912921 gene encoding 60S ribosomal protein L18a-like protein isoform X1 translates to MSGDEKNPAVVVDHQHHQYGTFQGVSNYPPPPPPQHHGPAIGFPQPVPPPGLHEPSAPPPQYYPQGYQTVPGYAVAEGRPVRERRLPCCGIGFGWFLFIIGFFLGAIPWYIGLFVLLCARIDYREKPGYIACTIAAVLATIAIILGVTKGIDD, encoded by the exons ATGAGTGGTGACGAGAAAAACCCGGCTGTAGTTGTAGATCACCAGCATCATCAATATGGGACTTTCCAAGGAGTATCCAACTACCCTCCTCCACCTCCTCCTCAGCACCATGGCCCGGCTATTGGGTTTCCTCAGCCTGTTCCGCCGCCTGGCCTCCATGAGCCCTCTGCTCCTCCTCCTCAGTATTACCCCCAAGGTTATCAAACCGTTCCAG GTTATGCTGTTGCTGAAGGAAGACCTGTAAGAGAGCGTCGTCTACCATGCTGTGGCATTGGTTTTGGATGGTTCTT GTTTATCATTGGTTTCTTCCTTGGGGCCATCCCCTGGTACATTGGATTGTTTGTTCTACTTTGTGCAAGGATAGACTACCGAGAGAAGCCGGGATATATTGCTTGCACAATTGCT GCTGTTCTTGCTACAATTGCTATTATCCTTGGTGTAACGAAGGGAATCGATGATTGA